A region from the Rhinoderma darwinii isolate aRhiDar2 chromosome 2, aRhiDar2.hap1, whole genome shotgun sequence genome encodes:
- the WNT1 gene encoding proto-oncogene Wnt-1: MRILTFLVGLKTLWVLAFSSLSNTMAVNNSGKWWGIVNIASNGNLLPGSDVGPVPLVLDPSLQLLSRRQRRLIRQNPGILQSITRGLLSAIRECKWQFRNRRWNCPTGPGNQVFGKIINRGCRETAFVFAITSAGVTHSVARSCSEGSIESCSCDYRRRGPGGPDWHWGGCSDNIEFGRFIGKEFVDSSERGRDLKYLVNLHNNQAGRMTVMSEMRQECKCHGMSGSCSLRTCWMRLPPFRAVGDALKDRFDGASKVTYSNNGSNRGNSRSDLPHLEPENPSHAMPSSRDLVYFEKSPNFCSPSEKTGTPGTTGRICNSTSLGLDGCELLCCGRGYRSRAEKVTERCHCTFHWCCHVTCLNCTTTQIVHECL, translated from the exons ATGAGGATCCTCACTTTCCTGGTCGGCCTGAAGACTTTATGGGTTTTGGCATTCTCCTCGTTGTCTAATACGATGGCTGTGAATAACAGCGGCAAGTGGTG gggtatagtaaaCATTGCTTCTAATGGAAACCTGCTTCCAGGATCAGACGTAGGCCCAGTTCCTCTTGTCTTAGATCCAAGTCTTCAACTTTTAAGTAGGAGACAGAGGCGTCTAATCCGTCAAAACCCAGGAATCCTACAAAGCATTACACGTGGGCTTCTCAGTGCCATCCGAGAATGCAAGTGGCAATTCCGAAACCGTCGTTGGAACTGTCCAACTGGACCTGGAAACCAGGTGTTTGGCAAAATAATTAACCGAG GCTGCAGGGAGACGGCCTTTGTGTTTGCTATCACCAGCGCTGGTGTAACTCATTCTGTGGCTCGTTCCTGTTCAGAGGGTTCTATTGAGTCCTGCTCATGTGATTACCGGCGTCGAGGCCCTGGGGGACCAGATTGGCACTGGGGAGGCTGCAGTGACAACATTGAGTTTGGAAGGTTCATAGGAAAAGAGTTTGTTGACTCCAGTGAAAGAGGGAGAGACTTGAAGTATCTGGTGAACCTACACAACAATCAAGCAGGCAGAATG ACTGTGATGTCCGAGATGCGCCAAGAATGCAAATGTCATGGAATGTCAGGATCTTGCTCTCTTCGCACCTGCTGGATGCGTCTTCCTCCATTTCGGGCAGTGGGTGATGCTTTGAAAGATCGATTTGATGGTGCTTCAAAAGTCACCTACAGTAATAATGGCAGCAACCGTGGAAATTCTCGTAGTGACCTCCCCCATCTGGAACCTGAGAACCCCTCTCATGCAATGCCTTCCTCTAGAGATTTGGTGTACTTTGAAAAGTCTCCAAACTTCTGCAGCCCAAGTGAAAAGACTGGAACTCCAGGTACAACAGGGCGAATATGCAACAGCACCTCTTTAGGTCTGGATGGTTGTGAACTTCTGTGCTGTGGCCGAGGTTACAGGAGTCGAGCGGAAAAGGTCACTGAAAGGTGTCATTGCACCTTTCACTGGTGTTGTCACGTCACTTGTTTAAACTGCACTACCACACAGATAGTCCATGAGTGCTTGTGA